One Clavelina lepadiformis chromosome 1, kaClaLepa1.1, whole genome shotgun sequence genomic region harbors:
- the LOC143451698 gene encoding U11/U12 small nuclear ribonucleoprotein 48 kDa protein-like isoform X2, with protein sequence MFSCGLLKTVLFGYESHVEVCKWRKYGYSQNETEDIIQEENNPSSAPCVNMNDILASVAPGVPPLRTHDRYVSTLTREERLRAYDLAIEKTNTRKRAKADLKLYEDLSSDIFEKKQAPSNKSELEVAKEHRDHKRRRQTYRAKNIHITKKSHTEVLHDVLEVHMEQLRLMWKSNSRSDAAAMPKSKEKSKTLLLNKHETTFQKFGDSNTNKHDMDPAELRKCSDYRSHCRSEILPETKEGNLTIFCSPNGYNDANKHSNRKKKSKSKHTKKKKRKSSN encoded by the exons ATGTTTTCATGTGGCTTACTTAAAACTGTCTTATTCGG CTATGAATCTCATGTGGAAGTATGCAAGTGGAGAAAATATGGTTATAGTCAAAATGAGACTGAAGACATCATTCAAGAAGAAAACAATCCATCATCAGCACCATGCGTTAATATGA ATGACATTCTAGCTTCTGTTGCTCCTGGTGTGCCACCACTTAGAACACATGATCGATATGTTAGTACTTTAACTCGAGAGGAAAGATTGAGAGCTTATGATCTTGCAATAGAGAAGACAAATACTAGAAAAAGGGCGAAGGCAGATTTAAAGCTCTATGAAGATTTGTCATCTgacatatttgaaaaaaaacaagcac CATCCAACAAAAGTGAGTTAGAAGTGGCCAAAGAACATCGTGATCACAAGAGAAGACGACAGACTTACAGagcaaaaaatattcataTCACGAAAAAATCTCACACAGAG GTCTTACATGATGTGTTGGAAGTTCACATGGAACAACTTCGTTTAATGTGGAAATCGAATTCAAG GTCTGATGCTGCAGCAATGCCcaaatcaaaagaaaaatctaAGACTCTCTTGTTGAATAAACATGAAACAACTTTTCAGAAATTTGGAGACtcaaacacaaataaacatgATATGGATCCAGCAGAACTGCGTAAGTGTAGTGACTACAGATCCCATTGTCGATCCGAAATACTGCCTGAAACAAAAGAGGGAAATCTTACTATTTTTTGTTCACCTAATGGCTACAACGATGCAAACAAACATAGTAATCGTAAGAAGAAATCTAAAAGCAAACacacaaagaagaaaaaacgTAAGAGTTCTAATTGA
- the LOC143449364 gene encoding uncharacterized protein LOC143449364: MNLVGLRRAIFMCVVLQVKALSSSTAVGMINRQFTCENQRNISVSLLCNDVNDCGDWSDENYTARGFKCRLNNNRRKCVIPQSFIHDDVGDCENDLDLCFDYDNNFLDNKCFRCISGDQIVSVIQVCDGVIDCDDTSDECLCMKKAQLSSTSLKNPICDQICRAAHDEFKNEIIQNCGSCSVGEIICSKELVSVDTTSSITDATQKCIVPTDLCDGFMDCPNGDDEKFCTSSFQCRDSGNMATACDGEPACEDFSDECGLDCWNEPKYCQNIINETFQCATNLLTASSTSPTPQADVVSGQVGNNVIECERSERDDAFCSIASRFYCWGGNPLFINWAQRFDGITQCSDRSDECPGLFTPPANHTGPFDHRNEMIRNPILLSSVWIMSTFALVGNIIVISTTSKELWKDRHAKRLGRLAKCNRTFVLSLAFSDFLMGVYLLILGIQAAITSKKYCENDRVWRTGRLCNVIGMLSQISSQTSVFLLILMTTYRLYGTLQPFRIEESQLVGGAATAIVCSWIISIVIAVIPQMKYTSEFFISQYWLPLPFLADDLIDKNSMQELVLGIHSLDAKSRSALTDFQWNTMIEYVSNTNISCYHPLWNKKHVTPIGYYNRVPICQPFYYTKVGDPAWQYTTSLIMFNLISFIYISIAYAVIYRASSRPCVRKSVRRRSRGWRRDNKRMQKKVLCLVFTDMVCWLPICIMVILKLCGVHLHPVVHGITGTILLPINSAVNPIIYSNVVEHVKVFFASKGQSVLKYKVNGINDAARSPAYVRCNTMMSNDTGANDNSIEIMEKNTLKPQPIMKTKQLHEKYKRIRFSSGEKVNTESSCSESENALARSASGCQIHQTTYDVNTLSASSVLAMHIKESVL; the protein is encoded by the exons ATGAATTTGGTCGGACTGAGAAGAG caaTTTTTATGTGCGTTGTCCTTCAAGTAAAAGCATTGTCTTCATCCACTGCAGTTGGGATGATCAATCGACAATTTACGTGTGAAAACCAACGTAACATTTCTGTTTCACTGTTGTGCAATGACGTAAATGACTGCGGTGATTGGAGTGACGAAAATTACACTGCGAGAGGATTTAAATGTagattaaataataacagaag aaaatgtgtcattcctcaaagttttattcatgATGACGTGGGAGATTGTGAAAATGACTTGGATTTATGTTTTGATTATGACAATAACTTCCTAGACAACAAGTGTTTTCGCTGCATTTCAGGAGATCAAATAGTCTCTGTAATACAA GTGTGTGACGGTGTCATCGACTGCGATGATACATCTGATGAATGCCTTTGCATGAAAAAAGCGCAGCTAAGTTCCACCTCTCTCAAAAACCCCATATGTGACCAGATTTGTCGAGCAGCACATGATGAGtttaaaaacgaaataatTCAAAACTGCGGCTCTTGTAGCGTTGGAGAAATTATATGTTCAAAAGAACTCGTTTCTGTCGATACTACGTCGTCCATAACAGATGCTACACAAAAATGCATAGTACCCACTGATTTGTGTGATGGCTTTATGGATTGTCCTAATGGCGATGATGAGAAGTTTTGTACAAGTAGCTTCCAATGCAGAG ATTCAGGTAATATGGCAACTGCATGTGATGGTGAACCGGCATGCGAAGACTTCAGCGACGAATGTGGCTTAGACTGCTGGAATGAACCAAaatattgtcaaaatattATAAACGAAACGTTTCAGTGCGCAACGAACCTTCTTACTGCGTCGTCAACATCGCCAACTCCGCAGGCAGATGTTGTATCTGGTCAAGTAGGCAATAACGTAATTGAATGCGAACGAAGCGAAAGAGATGATGCTTTTTGCTCAATAGCATCGCGTTTTTATTGCTGGG gCGGAAATCCTTTATTCATAAATTGGGCCCAACGTTTTGATGGGATCACACAATGTAGCGACCGAAGCGACGAATGTCCGGGTTTATTTACACCACCCGCCAACCACACTGGACCATTTGATCATCGAAATGAAATGATTCGAAATCCCATTTTACTAAGTTCGGTTTGGATCATGTCCACTTTTGCTTTAGTTGGAAACATCATTGTGATCTCGACAACGTCAAAGGAATTATGGAAGGATAGACACGCTAAACGGCTCGGTCGTCTGGCGAAATGTAACAGGACGTTTGTGCTTAGCCTCGCATTTTCCGACTTTTTAATGGGAGTATATTTATTAATTCTGGGCATTCAAGCGGCCATCACATCAAAAAA GTATTGTGAAAATGATAGAGTTTGGCGCACGGGCCGTCTATGTAACGTGATAGGAATGCTTTCACAAATATCGTCACAAACTTCAGTCTTTCTGCTAATTTTGATGACAACATATCGTTTGTACGGAACCTTGCAACCATTTCGAATTGAAGAATCCCAGTTGGTTGGTGGTGCAGCAACAGCAATCGTTTGTTCCTGGATAATATCAATCGTTATTGCAGTAATTCCTCAA ATGAAATACACGTCAGAATTCTTCATATCACAATATTGGCTGCCACTACCATTTCTTGCTGACGATTTAATTGACAAAAATAGTATGCAAGAGCTCGTACTAGGTATTCACTCGCTTGATGCAAAATCAAGATCAGCGCTAACAG ACTTTCAATGGAATACAATGATTGAGTATGTATCTAATACCAACATTTCCTGTTATCATCCACTGTGGAATAAAAAACACGTAACACCAATCG GTTACTACAACCGGGTTCCCATTTGCCAACCATTTTATTATACAAAAGTCGGAGACCCAGCCTGGCAGTATACGACCTCACTgataatgtttaatttaatttcctTTATCTACATTTCGATTGCTTATGCTGTCATTTACCGTGCTTCATCAAGACCATGTGTTCGAAAAAGTGTTCGACGTAGGTCAAGAGGGTGGAGAAGAGATAACAAAAGGATGCAGAAAAAAGTGTTATGTTTGG TGTTTACAGACATGGTGTGTTGGCTGCCTATTTGTATAATGGTAATATTGAAACTATGCGGAGTTCATTTACATCCTGTTGTACATGGGATTACAG GGACAATATTGCTCCCAATCAACAGTGCAGTCAATCCCATCATCTACTCTAATGTCGTCGAACATGTGAAAGTGTTTTTCGCAAGCAAAGGGCAAAGTGTGCTGAAGTACAAGGTTAACGGAATAAATGACGCAGCTAGAAGTCCGGCCTATGTTCGTTGCAACACCATGATGTCTAATGACACAG GTGCCAATGACAACTCAATCGAAATCATGGAAAAGAATACCTTGAAACCACAACCGATTATGAAGACAAAACAACTTCACGAAAAGTACAAACGAATTCGATTTTCCTCGGGGGAAAAAGTAAATACTGAGTCCAGTTGCAGTGAATCAGAAAATGCCTTGGCAAGATCTGCGTCCGGCTGTCAAATCCACCAAACAACGTATGACGTGAACACATTATCTGCTAGCAGTGTATTAGCCATGCATATAAAGGAATCGGTTTTGTAA
- the LOC143451698 gene encoding U11/U12 small nuclear ribonucleoprotein 48 kDa protein-like isoform X1, producing MDAENDLKEFMQNAKDILQNFERCLDWNMPTCSKDSTSKTCPFDQGHIVPLKSYESHVEVCKWRKYGYSQNETEDIIQEENNPSSAPCVNMNDILASVAPGVPPLRTHDRYVSTLTREERLRAYDLAIEKTNTRKRAKADLKLYEDLSSDIFEKKQAPSNKSELEVAKEHRDHKRRRQTYRAKNIHITKKSHTEVLHDVLEVHMEQLRLMWKSNSRSDAAAMPKSKEKSKTLLLNKHETTFQKFGDSNTNKHDMDPAELRKCSDYRSHCRSEILPETKEGNLTIFCSPNGYNDANKHSNRKKKSKSKHTKKKKRKSSN from the exons ATGGATGCAGAAAATGACCTGAAAGAATTTATGCAGAATGCAAAagacattttacaaaattttgaaagatgTTTGGACTGGAACATGCCAACTTGCTCCAAAGATTCAACTTCAAAGACCTGCCCATTTGACCAAGGCCACATAGTTCCTCTTAAAAG CTATGAATCTCATGTGGAAGTATGCAAGTGGAGAAAATATGGTTATAGTCAAAATGAGACTGAAGACATCATTCAAGAAGAAAACAATCCATCATCAGCACCATGCGTTAATATGA ATGACATTCTAGCTTCTGTTGCTCCTGGTGTGCCACCACTTAGAACACATGATCGATATGTTAGTACTTTAACTCGAGAGGAAAGATTGAGAGCTTATGATCTTGCAATAGAGAAGACAAATACTAGAAAAAGGGCGAAGGCAGATTTAAAGCTCTATGAAGATTTGTCATCTgacatatttgaaaaaaaacaagcac CATCCAACAAAAGTGAGTTAGAAGTGGCCAAAGAACATCGTGATCACAAGAGAAGACGACAGACTTACAGagcaaaaaatattcataTCACGAAAAAATCTCACACAGAG GTCTTACATGATGTGTTGGAAGTTCACATGGAACAACTTCGTTTAATGTGGAAATCGAATTCAAG GTCTGATGCTGCAGCAATGCCcaaatcaaaagaaaaatctaAGACTCTCTTGTTGAATAAACATGAAACAACTTTTCAGAAATTTGGAGACtcaaacacaaataaacatgATATGGATCCAGCAGAACTGCGTAAGTGTAGTGACTACAGATCCCATTGTCGATCCGAAATACTGCCTGAAACAAAAGAGGGAAATCTTACTATTTTTTGTTCACCTAATGGCTACAACGATGCAAACAAACATAGTAATCGTAAGAAGAAATCTAAAAGCAAACacacaaagaagaaaaaacgTAAGAGTTCTAATTGA